One window of the Nicotiana tabacum cultivar K326 chromosome 4, ASM71507v2, whole genome shotgun sequence genome contains the following:
- the LOC142180048 gene encoding uncharacterized protein LOC142180048 — translation MYYASANELAETFNKTLYNLLKKVVPKSNRYWHERIEEAPWAYRTTYRTPTQMTLYSLVYGVESVLPLERQIPSFRLAIQEGLTDEENAQLRLEELEALDEKRLEAQQSLECYQTRLSRSFNKMVRLRSFQVGD, via the coding sequence ATGTATTATGCTTCTGCCAATGAACTTGCTGAAACATTTAACAAGACACTCtacaacttgttgaaaaaggtTGTCCCTAAGTCTAATAGATATTGgcatgagagaatagaagaagctCCTTGGGCATATAGGACCACATATCGCACACCAACGCAAATGactctatattcacttgtttatgGAGTAGAATCAGTCCTTCCACTTGAGCGTCAAATCCCATCGTTTCGGCTTGCAATTCAAGAAGGactcactgatgaagaaaatgctcagTTACGCCTTGAAGAATTGGAAGCTCTTGATGAAAAGAGACTAGAAGCTCAACAAAGCCTTGAATGTTATCAAACTCGTTTGTCTCGGTCTTTTAATAAAATGGTTCGCCTTAGATCCTTCCAAGTGGGTGACTAA